In one Aquila chrysaetos chrysaetos chromosome 24, bAquChr1.4, whole genome shotgun sequence genomic region, the following are encoded:
- the LOC115335236 gene encoding polymeric immunoglobulin receptor isoform X2 — MTLLAFTFLLAFLPTESASSKYLPKAAISSPVFGPRQVYGLLNGSVTVKCFYPPTSVNRHDRKYWCRQSATGCMTVVSTSGYTAPGYKGRASITDDPQAESFQINISELTMADAGTYQCGVGINSRGLCHKVSLDVSKGPHVPEGAELFYVKLHSTLTMSCSFGKEYESWRKFLCKMEKKGCRNIIDSYGNVDKDYTGRALLSNEELPGSFSVVITQMGWEDSGLYLCGVGIYGEKGETKELDVHVYEESHVPQGKPTIIGVKESSVTFECRYDSLKNSSKYWCKWRQNGCARIIDNSGYVSPLYEGRVAMFDSSDNKTITIILNQLKDSDKGYYWCMTDEEKEQQSSTELEIVDGQPGLKGKKNVEVQVGSRVDLTCSYPCKYYSYQKYWCKWSSTSCTPMPASDQSQPGPGVTCDTDNKTVILSFDSVTKSDQGWYWCGVKRNGLFGETMAVQLWVTEGSNADHSLDLLNVDNPNPAEGGFIPQGRAYNDAGVDSPAASESSDQSPSLSTISAVSVAGSILIILAAAFAVYKYRQLKRSDLVSVGSYRTNISMSDFESGKEYGASNNACMKETQETQMGGDEFVTTAATLESAAEAKKAKRSSKEDADLAYSTFLLTSNSIAQGDSRGDSAAPDVSPPNWEGSI; from the exons ATGACTTTACTAGCATTCACCTTCCTGCTCGCCTTCCTCCCAACTGAATCTGCAAGCAGCAAATACCTCCCCAAGGCAGCAA TCTCAAGCCCTGTGTTCGGACCACGGCAGGTATATGGTCTGCTCAACGGGTCAGTTACCGTGAAATGCTTCTACCCTCCCACCAGCGTGAACAGACACGACAGAAAGTATTGGTGCAGGCAATCGGCCACGGGCTGCATGACCGTTGTCTCCACCAGCGGCTACACTGCTCCAGGCTACAAAGGCAGAGCCTCCATCACTGATGACCCACAGGCAGAAAGCTTCCAGATTAACATCTCTGAGCTGACAATGGCAGATGCAGGCACCTACCAGTGCGGTGTTGGTATCAATAGCAGAGGGCTCTGCCACAAAGTCAGTCTGGATGTTTCTAAAG GTCCACATGTGCCCGAGGGAGCTGAGCTCTTCTACGTGAAGCTGCACAGCACTTTGACCATGTCCTGCAGCTTTGGGAAGGAGTATGAGAGCTGGAGGAAATTCTTGTgcaagatggagaaaaaaggctGCCGTAACATCATCGATAGTTATGGGAATGTTGATAAAGATTACACAGGGAGAGCTCTGCTAAGCAATGAGGAGCTTCCAGGCTCATTCAGCGTTGTGATAACTCAGATGGGCTGGGAAGACTCTGGCTTGTACCTGTGTGGGGTTGGCATCtatggggagaaaggagaaacaaaggaaCTGGATGTGCATGTCTATGAAG AGTCACATGTTCCTCAAGGAAAGCCCACAATAATTGGAGTAAAAGAAAGTTCGGTAACTTTTGAATGCCGCTACGACTCTCTGAAGAATTCCTCAAAGTACTGGTGCAAGTGGAGACAGAACGGGTGTGCTCGGATCATAGATAACTCCGGGTATGTGTCACCCTTGTATGAAGGAAGAGTGGCCATGTTCGACAGCTCAGATAACAAGACGATCACCATCATCCTGAACCAGCTGAAGGACAGTGACAAAGGCTATTACTGGTGCATGACagatgaggagaaggagcagcaaTCATCAACTGAGCTGGAGATCGTAGATG GACAACCCGGactgaagggaaagaagaacGTGGAGGTGCAAGTGGGTTCACGGGTCGATTTAACTTGCTCTTATCCATGCAAGTACTACTCCTACCAGAAGTACTGGTGCAAGTGGAGCAGCACCAGCTGCACTCCCATGCCTGCTTCTGACCAAAGCCAGCCGGGGCCAGGCGTTACCTGTGACACTGACAACAAGACGGTCATCCTAAGCTTTGACTCGGTGACAAAGTCAGACCAAGGGTGGTACTGGTGTGGAGTGAAGCGCAACGGCCTTTTTGGGGAAACCATGGCAGTGCAGCTGTGGGTGACTGAAG GAAGCAATGCTGACCACAGCCTGGACCTCCTGAACGTGGACAACCCCAACCCCGCCGAGGGTGGCTTTATTCCCCAAGGAAGAGCCTACAACGATGCTGGAGTAGACAGCCCAGCTGCCTCAGAAAG CTCTGATCAAAGCCCTAGCCTCAGTACAATTTCAGCCGTGAGCGTTGCTGGTTCCATCCTCATAATCCTTGcagcagcttttgctgtttATAAATACAGGCAGCTGAAGAGATCTG ACCTGGTGTCCGTCGGGAGCTACAGGACAAACATCAGCATGTCAGACTTCGAAAGCGGGAAGGAGTACGGCGCAAGCAATAACGCCTGCATGAAAGAGACCCAGGAGACTCAGATGGGAGGGGATG AGTTTGTCACCACCGCGGCCACCCTGGAAAGCGCTGCCGAGGCAAAGAAGGCAAAAAGG AGCTCCAAGGAGGATGCCGACCTCGCCTACTCCACCTTCCTCCTCACCTCCAACAGCATCGCGCAGGGTGACTCCAGGGGGGACAGTGCTGCCCCGGACGTGTCCCCCCCGAACTGGGAGGGCTCGATCTGA
- the LOC115335236 gene encoding polymeric immunoglobulin receptor isoform X1 yields MTLLAFTFLLAFLPTESASSKYLPKAAISSPVFGPRQVYGLLNGSVTVKCFYPPTSVNRHDRKYWCRQSATGCMTVVSTSGYTAPGYKGRASITDDPQAESFQINISELTMADAGTYQCGVGINSRGLCHKVSLDVSKGPHVPEGAELFYVKLHSTLTMSCSFGKEYESWRKFLCKMEKKGCRNIIDSYGNVDKDYTGRALLSNEELPGSFSVVITQMGWEDSGLYLCGVGIYGEKGETKELDVHVYEESHVPQGKPTIIGVKESSVTFECRYDSLKNSSKYWCKWRQNGCARIIDNSGYVSPLYEGRVAMFDSSDNKTITIILNQLKDSDKGYYWCMTDEEKEQQSSTELEIVDGQPGLKGKKNVEVQVGSRVDLTCSYPCKYYSYQKYWCKWSSTSCTPMPASDQSQPGPGVTCDTDNKTVILSFDSVTKSDQGWYWCGVKRNGLFGETMAVQLWVTEDTGSNADHSLDLLNVDNPNPAEGGFIPQGRAYNDAGVDSPAASESSDQSPSLSTISAVSVAGSILIILAAAFAVYKYRQLKRSDLVSVGSYRTNISMSDFESGKEYGASNNACMKETQETQMGGDEFVTTAATLESAAEAKKAKRSSKEDADLAYSTFLLTSNSIAQGDSRGDSAAPDVSPPNWEGSI; encoded by the exons ATGACTTTACTAGCATTCACCTTCCTGCTCGCCTTCCTCCCAACTGAATCTGCAAGCAGCAAATACCTCCCCAAGGCAGCAA TCTCAAGCCCTGTGTTCGGACCACGGCAGGTATATGGTCTGCTCAACGGGTCAGTTACCGTGAAATGCTTCTACCCTCCCACCAGCGTGAACAGACACGACAGAAAGTATTGGTGCAGGCAATCGGCCACGGGCTGCATGACCGTTGTCTCCACCAGCGGCTACACTGCTCCAGGCTACAAAGGCAGAGCCTCCATCACTGATGACCCACAGGCAGAAAGCTTCCAGATTAACATCTCTGAGCTGACAATGGCAGATGCAGGCACCTACCAGTGCGGTGTTGGTATCAATAGCAGAGGGCTCTGCCACAAAGTCAGTCTGGATGTTTCTAAAG GTCCACATGTGCCCGAGGGAGCTGAGCTCTTCTACGTGAAGCTGCACAGCACTTTGACCATGTCCTGCAGCTTTGGGAAGGAGTATGAGAGCTGGAGGAAATTCTTGTgcaagatggagaaaaaaggctGCCGTAACATCATCGATAGTTATGGGAATGTTGATAAAGATTACACAGGGAGAGCTCTGCTAAGCAATGAGGAGCTTCCAGGCTCATTCAGCGTTGTGATAACTCAGATGGGCTGGGAAGACTCTGGCTTGTACCTGTGTGGGGTTGGCATCtatggggagaaaggagaaacaaaggaaCTGGATGTGCATGTCTATGAAG AGTCACATGTTCCTCAAGGAAAGCCCACAATAATTGGAGTAAAAGAAAGTTCGGTAACTTTTGAATGCCGCTACGACTCTCTGAAGAATTCCTCAAAGTACTGGTGCAAGTGGAGACAGAACGGGTGTGCTCGGATCATAGATAACTCCGGGTATGTGTCACCCTTGTATGAAGGAAGAGTGGCCATGTTCGACAGCTCAGATAACAAGACGATCACCATCATCCTGAACCAGCTGAAGGACAGTGACAAAGGCTATTACTGGTGCATGACagatgaggagaaggagcagcaaTCATCAACTGAGCTGGAGATCGTAGATG GACAACCCGGactgaagggaaagaagaacGTGGAGGTGCAAGTGGGTTCACGGGTCGATTTAACTTGCTCTTATCCATGCAAGTACTACTCCTACCAGAAGTACTGGTGCAAGTGGAGCAGCACCAGCTGCACTCCCATGCCTGCTTCTGACCAAAGCCAGCCGGGGCCAGGCGTTACCTGTGACACTGACAACAAGACGGTCATCCTAAGCTTTGACTCGGTGACAAAGTCAGACCAAGGGTGGTACTGGTGTGGAGTGAAGCGCAACGGCCTTTTTGGGGAAACCATGGCAGTGCAGCTGTGGGTGACTGAAG ACACAGGAAGCAATGCTGACCACAGCCTGGACCTCCTGAACGTGGACAACCCCAACCCCGCCGAGGGTGGCTTTATTCCCCAAGGAAGAGCCTACAACGATGCTGGAGTAGACAGCCCAGCTGCCTCAGAAAG CTCTGATCAAAGCCCTAGCCTCAGTACAATTTCAGCCGTGAGCGTTGCTGGTTCCATCCTCATAATCCTTGcagcagcttttgctgtttATAAATACAGGCAGCTGAAGAGATCTG ACCTGGTGTCCGTCGGGAGCTACAGGACAAACATCAGCATGTCAGACTTCGAAAGCGGGAAGGAGTACGGCGCAAGCAATAACGCCTGCATGAAAGAGACCCAGGAGACTCAGATGGGAGGGGATG AGTTTGTCACCACCGCGGCCACCCTGGAAAGCGCTGCCGAGGCAAAGAAGGCAAAAAGG AGCTCCAAGGAGGATGCCGACCTCGCCTACTCCACCTTCCTCCTCACCTCCAACAGCATCGCGCAGGGTGACTCCAGGGGGGACAGTGCTGCCCCGGACGTGTCCCCCCCGAACTGGGAGGGCTCGATCTGA